In Herbinix luporum, a single window of DNA contains:
- the fliM gene encoding flagellar motor switch protein FliM has translation MGDVLSQNEIDNLLAALSSGELDAEEFKRTNEKHIKTYDFARPSKFSKEHLRTLNIIFEHYGRLLSTNLPAYLRKNVQVEVINSEAVTYSEFTNALSNPVLLGIIDFSPLDGNIIIEMSNNLGYAIIDRMLGGGGYPLEKNRDFSEIELTLIERIFNVCTNLLREPWANVIGIEPRLIRIETNSQFAQIISPSEMISIVTLMIKIGGIEGMMNICLPYVCLEKVIDKLNTKYWYSTMKSSDNSTYKDLIEVAISKANIPLRAVLGKSTISVSDFMNMQRGDIIKLDSKVDDEITVYVGNLNKFTALPGAYSGSYAVKISSIIRGEE, from the coding sequence ATGGGCGATGTCTTATCCCAAAATGAGATAGATAATCTGCTGGCTGCATTAAGTAGTGGCGAATTAGATGCAGAAGAGTTTAAGCGAACTAACGAGAAACATATAAAAACATATGATTTTGCAAGACCGTCCAAGTTTTCGAAAGAACACCTAAGGACACTTAACATAATATTTGAACATTATGGAAGGCTTTTGTCCACTAATCTTCCGGCATATCTTAGGAAGAATGTGCAAGTAGAGGTTATTAATTCAGAAGCGGTCACATATTCGGAGTTTACTAACGCCCTATCAAATCCGGTATTATTGGGCATAATAGATTTTTCACCCTTAGATGGAAATATAATTATTGAAATGTCTAATAATCTTGGTTATGCTATAATTGATAGGATGCTTGGAGGTGGAGGATATCCACTGGAAAAAAATCGGGACTTTTCTGAGATTGAACTTACCTTAATCGAACGGATATTTAATGTATGTACTAACTTGCTTAGGGAACCTTGGGCCAATGTAATAGGAATTGAACCAAGACTTATTCGAATTGAGACTAATTCACAGTTTGCACAGATTATATCTCCAAGTGAGATGATTTCTATAGTGACATTAATGATAAAAATTGGTGGCATTGAAGGGATGATGAATATATGTCTCCCCTATGTATGCTTAGAAAAGGTAATTGATAAACTTAATACCAAGTATTGGTATTCGACAATGAAATCAAGCGACAATTCAACCTATAAAGATCTAATAGAAGTCGCAATATCTAAAGCAAATATTCCGCTAAGAGCTGTATTGGGAAAAAGTACAATATCAGTCAGTGATTTTATGAACATGCAACGGGGTGATATCATTAAGCTTGATTCTAAAGTAGATGATGAAATAACCGTTTATGTAGGAAACTTAAATAAATTCACTGCACTTCCTGGAGCTTATTCGGGTTCATATGCGGTTAAAATTTCATCAATTATTCGAGGAGAGGAGTAA
- the fliY gene encoding flagellar motor switch phosphatase FliY, translating to MDGMLSQEEINALLRDLGADGADNQENVITEHLTDAEKDAIGEISNISMGTAATTLFSLVNQKVVITTPVVEYATWEDITKSYDRPCVFIQIYYSDGLDGNNILILKEKDVKVITDLMMGGDGTNIDGKLSDLHLSAISEAMNQMMGSAATSISSMLNKRVNISPPSANIVEMNENINGENIAEFLKQPFVKVSFNMVIGDLVDSVLMQLYPFEFARNLYKEFISANSMETEAEPIETDTETVTVQREEPREEPNAATSFAGETPQNMQTNIPYMNQNQSNMNSNSPYMRQLVQDINVQPAQFAPFTPLTQSSVTPENIDLLMDVPLEVTVELGRTSKSIKEILDFAPGTIIELNRMAGEPIDVLVNGKFVAKGEVVVMEEAFGIRVTEIIKQKQ from the coding sequence ATGGATGGAATGTTATCCCAAGAAGAGATAAATGCCCTACTGAGAGATTTAGGAGCAGATGGAGCAGATAATCAAGAGAATGTGATTACAGAGCATTTAACAGATGCTGAAAAAGATGCAATAGGTGAAATATCAAATATCAGTATGGGAACAGCCGCAACAACTCTTTTTTCCTTAGTAAATCAAAAAGTCGTTATAACCACTCCTGTTGTAGAATATGCCACGTGGGAGGACATCACTAAAAGTTATGACAGGCCCTGTGTTTTTATTCAAATTTATTATTCAGATGGTTTAGACGGCAATAATATATTGATATTAAAGGAAAAGGATGTAAAGGTTATTACTGATTTAATGATGGGTGGTGATGGTACCAATATTGACGGGAAATTATCAGACCTTCACTTAAGTGCTATAAGCGAAGCAATGAACCAGATGATGGGGTCGGCAGCCACTTCAATTTCATCAATGTTAAATAAGAGAGTAAATATTTCACCTCCTTCAGCTAACATTGTAGAAATGAATGAAAATATAAATGGTGAAAATATAGCAGAGTTTCTAAAACAACCTTTTGTTAAAGTATCTTTTAATATGGTGATAGGGGATTTGGTAGATAGCGTTCTAATGCAGTTGTATCCCTTTGAGTTTGCAAGAAATCTATATAAGGAATTTATCAGTGCCAATTCCATGGAAACAGAAGCTGAACCTATAGAAACAGATACAGAAACTGTAACTGTTCAGAGGGAAGAACCTAGGGAAGAACCTAATGCAGCAACATCATTTGCCGGCGAAACACCTCAAAACATGCAGACAAATATACCATATATGAATCAAAATCAATCAAATATGAATTCGAACTCTCCATATATGCGGCAACTGGTTCAAGATATAAACGTACAGCCTGCGCAGTTTGCTCCATTTACACCATTAACACAAAGCAGTGTTACGCCTGAGAATATAGATTTACTTATGGATGTACCTTTAGAGGTTACAGTAGAACTTGGTAGGACAAGCAAATCTATAAAAGAAATTCTTGACTTTGCACCGGGAACTATAATAGAGCTAAATAGAATGGCTGGAGAACCTATAGATGTCCTAGTCAACGGTAAATTCGTTGCAAAGGGTGAAGTTGTAGTAATGGAAGAAGCCTTTGGCATCAGGGTTACAGAAATCATTAAGCAAAAACAGTAA
- a CDS encoding response regulator gives MAKSILICDDAAFMRMMIKDILVKNGYSIAGEAENGLKAIDKYTETKPDLVMMDITMPEMDGIQALKKIKELDPSANVIMCSAMGQQAMVIESIQSGAKDFIVKPFQAERVLEAVKKVVG, from the coding sequence ATGGCGAAAAGTATATTAATCTGTGATGATGCAGCATTTATGAGAATGATGATTAAAGATATTTTGGTGAAAAATGGTTATAGTATTGCAGGAGAAGCCGAAAACGGTCTTAAGGCTATTGATAAGTATACTGAAACGAAACCTGATTTAGTTATGATGGACATAACTATGCCTGAAATGGACGGTATACAAGCACTGAAAAAAATAAAGGAACTTGATCCATCCGCTAATGTAATTATGTGTTCAGCGATGGGACAGCAGGCAATGGTAATAGAGTCTATTCAATCAGGAGCTAAGGACTTTATTGTAAAGCCATTCCAAGCTGAAAGAGTACTTGAGGCGGTTAAGAAGGTTGTAGGTTAA
- a CDS encoding flagellar biosynthetic protein FliO encodes MLIKKMVVVLQSTSDEEIINMINNTTSKAMPEKHSTLDNFLQLLGLCLLLVIILLAAYFTSRLVGKYKLGQLKNSNFEIIEVYRISTNKMLQLVKIGSKYVVLGISKDQITYITELEEDDVLFQEIREIDKQSFSQILQKFKGNKE; translated from the coding sequence ATGCTGATCAAGAAAATGGTCGTCGTATTGCAAAGTACCTCAGATGAAGAAATAATAAATATGATTAATAATACCACAAGCAAGGCCATGCCCGAGAAACATTCCACCTTGGATAATTTTTTGCAATTGCTTGGCCTATGCTTGTTATTAGTGATTATTTTGCTTGCTGCTTATTTTACATCCCGCCTTGTTGGAAAATACAAGCTAGGGCAATTAAAAAATAGTAATTTTGAAATTATCGAAGTTTATAGAATTAGCACTAATAAGATGTTGCAATTAGTTAAGATTGGCAGCAAATATGTAGTTTTAGGTATTTCCAAAGATCAAATCACCTATATTACAGAACTGGAAGAAGATGATGTCTTATTCCAGGAAATTAGGGAGATAGACAAGCAAAGTTTCTCTCAAATATTACAAAAATTTAAGGGCAATAAAGAGTAA
- the fliP gene encoding flagellar type III secretion system pore protein FliP (The bacterial flagellar biogenesis protein FliP forms a type III secretion system (T3SS)-type pore required for flagellar assembly.), translating into MIASELKGIGIRMAIALVLFVSGVVFLSNVKEVSAANIGDTITTDDTEKEVQEGNNISGTLGPLEFTLSTDEDEKSLSSTLQILMVLTVITLAPSILIMVTSFTRIIIVLHFVRSALGTQSTPPNQILVSLALFLTFFIMSPVITKVNTQAIQPLSRGEISQKEAFETGVAPIRTFMLEQTDVKDLRLFMDIAGIDTVDTVEEIPLTVIIPSFIISELRKAFIIGFLIYIPFIVIDMVVASTLMSMGMMMLPPTMISMPFKILLFIIADGWNLIIGQLVKTFY; encoded by the coding sequence ATGATTGCATCAGAATTAAAAGGTATTGGGATAAGAATGGCTATTGCTTTGGTTTTATTTGTTAGCGGAGTGGTGTTCTTATCCAATGTAAAAGAGGTATCGGCTGCAAATATTGGGGATACCATTACAACTGATGATACAGAAAAAGAGGTTCAAGAAGGTAATAATATAAGCGGCACATTAGGGCCTTTGGAATTTACCCTTAGTACAGATGAGGATGAGAAAAGTCTATCATCTACTTTGCAAATTCTTATGGTTTTAACCGTAATTACTTTAGCTCCTTCTATCTTAATTATGGTAACCTCTTTTACAAGGATTATTATAGTACTACATTTTGTAAGGTCGGCCCTAGGTACTCAGTCGACGCCGCCGAACCAGATTCTTGTTAGTCTGGCATTATTTTTAACATTTTTCATTATGTCTCCGGTAATAACTAAGGTAAATACACAGGCTATACAGCCCCTATCCCGGGGAGAAATTTCACAGAAAGAAGCCTTTGAAACCGGAGTTGCCCCTATTAGGACTTTTATGTTGGAACAAACTGATGTTAAGGATTTAAGATTATTTATGGATATTGCAGGAATTGATACGGTTGATACCGTTGAGGAAATACCCTTAACTGTCATAATACCCTCCTTTATCATCAGTGAACTTCGTAAAGCATTTATAATAGGTTTTTTAATATATATACCATTTATAGTTATAGATATGGTAGTAGCATCTACCTTAATGTCCATGGGTATGATGATGCTGCCACCTACAATGATTTCTATGCCCTTTAAAATACTGTTATTTATTATAGCAGATGGCTGGAATCTAATTATAGGGCAATTGGTTAAGACATTCTATTAG
- the fliQ gene encoding flagellar biosynthesis protein FliQ: MSENIVIDIAREAIFLIIKVAAPVLIVSLVVGLVVSILQTVTSIQEQTLTFVPKLIAILLVTLLFGNWMLTSIKEFMQELFMNFSYYIKAI, translated from the coding sequence ATGAGTGAAAATATTGTAATAGATATTGCCAGGGAAGCTATATTTTTAATTATTAAGGTAGCAGCCCCAGTGTTGATAGTCTCCTTAGTGGTAGGTCTGGTTGTAAGTATATTGCAGACAGTGACATCTATTCAGGAACAAACCCTCACATTTGTACCTAAACTGATTGCAATTCTTCTGGTTACCTTGTTATTTGGTAATTGGATGCTTACATCTATCAAAGAATTTATGCAGGAACTATTTATGAATTTTAGTTATTATATTAAGGCCATATGA
- the fliR gene encoding flagellar biosynthetic protein FliR — MTFKLENFEIFYLILVRISGFIYTAPLFSLRNIPFRVKAGLSIFISFILFFTLPVSAPEYNGVIEFAILVVKEAIAGALMGLFSNIAYHILSFAGQIIDMEIGFSMINQLDPLTNVSTTITANLYGYLVLLMMVATNLHHYIIKAVVDSYKVIGLGQAVFQADMYRLMLRFIIDYFIIGMRIVLPIFAAILVVNTVLGILAKAAPQMNMFVIGMQLKVLVGLFVLYLIMAFVPSVADYIFNEMMELLRAVIGMMQ; from the coding sequence ATGACATTCAAATTAGAAAATTTTGAAATATTTTATTTAATACTTGTGAGGATCAGTGGATTTATCTACACGGCGCCCTTATTTTCATTAAGGAATATTCCATTTAGGGTCAAGGCAGGGCTCTCCATATTTATATCATTTATATTATTTTTTACTTTACCGGTATCTGCACCAGAGTATAATGGGGTCATTGAATTTGCAATACTAGTTGTTAAAGAAGCAATAGCCGGTGCCCTAATGGGTCTTTTTTCTAATATTGCTTACCATATTTTGTCCTTTGCGGGGCAGATTATAGATATGGAAATCGGTTTTTCGATGATAAATCAACTAGATCCCTTAACAAATGTCAGTACTACTATTACAGCTAATTTATATGGATATCTGGTTCTGCTTATGATGGTTGCTACTAATCTGCACCATTATATTATTAAGGCGGTTGTAGATTCATATAAAGTAATAGGCTTAGGCCAGGCTGTATTTCAAGCTGATATGTATCGACTGATGCTGCGTTTTATAATAGACTATTTTATTATAGGAATGAGGATTGTGCTTCCTATATTTGCAGCTATATTGGTTGTTAATACGGTTTTAGGTATATTGGCAAAGGCAGCACCTCAGATGAATATGTTTGTTATCGGTATGCAACTAAAGGTATTAGTCGGACTTTTCGTTTTATACTTAATAATGGCTTTTGTACCCTCGGTTGCAGACTATATATTTAATGAAATGATGGAACTGCTTAGGGCAGTAATTGGTATGATGCAATGA
- the flhB gene encoding flagellar biosynthesis protein FlhB, which translates to MKQDWNKDKEGQGYLLPYRLQFFAEGADKTEQPTAKKLRDARKEGQVARSKELTTATELVALFLALKVFVSYMGEKFIENFKRSFQNIEKMLEGEFTPMMAEGILRDSIIRIIVICLPIFAIAVTVAFTVVLYQVKWKVSGQIIKPKFSKLNPVSGFKKIFSKDKVFDLFVEVIKIVLIAYTAYNTLKSEWNTLFILYDISLFQAVGLIGKLVIDLGLKISMIFLIIGLGDYMYQKFKFKKDMMMTKQEVKDEFKQSEGDPQVKRKIRSKMMEVSQRRMMQQLPQADVVITNPTHLAAAIKYDKETSEAPILLAKGADYIAIKIKEVAKEHQIEIVENKPLARMLYYNVEVGSEIPPELYQMTAEVLAYVYKLKGKI; encoded by the coding sequence TTGAAGCAGGATTGGAATAAAGACAAAGAAGGGCAGGGTTACTTGCTTCCTTATCGCCTACAATTTTTTGCTGAAGGGGCTGATAAGACAGAACAACCCACTGCAAAGAAGCTTAGAGATGCAAGGAAAGAAGGACAAGTAGCAAGAAGTAAGGAACTTACTACTGCCACTGAATTAGTAGCTTTATTCTTAGCTTTAAAAGTTTTCGTATCTTATATGGGAGAAAAATTTATTGAAAATTTTAAAAGGTCATTTCAGAATATAGAAAAAATGTTGGAGGGGGAGTTTACCCCTATGATGGCGGAAGGAATTCTAAGAGATTCTATTATAAGAATAATAGTGATTTGCCTTCCCATATTTGCTATAGCAGTGACAGTGGCCTTTACAGTAGTTTTATATCAGGTAAAATGGAAAGTTTCAGGCCAAATTATAAAACCAAAATTTAGTAAACTAAATCCGGTTAGTGGTTTTAAAAAGATTTTTTCAAAGGATAAAGTATTTGATTTGTTTGTGGAAGTTATAAAAATAGTTTTAATTGCTTATACAGCCTATAATACACTGAAATCCGAATGGAATACTCTTTTTATTTTATACGATATAAGCCTGTTTCAGGCAGTTGGTCTGATTGGCAAGCTGGTAATTGATCTGGGACTAAAAATCAGTATGATTTTTTTAATTATAGGTCTCGGAGATTATATGTATCAGAAATTTAAATTTAAAAAAGATATGATGATGACTAAACAAGAAGTTAAGGATGAATTTAAACAGTCTGAAGGGGATCCCCAGGTTAAAAGAAAAATTCGAAGTAAGATGATGGAGGTATCCCAAAGAAGAATGATGCAACAACTTCCCCAGGCTGATGTTGTTATAACAAACCCTACACACTTAGCAGCGGCTATCAAGTATGATAAGGAGACTTCTGAGGCTCCAATTCTTTTAGCTAAAGGTGCCGACTATATAGCTATTAAAATTAAAGAAGTTGCTAAGGAACACCAGATTGAGATTGTAGAAAATAAGCCTTTAGCAAGAATGCTGTATTATAATGTAGAGGTAGGTTCAGAAATTCCTCCTGAGTTGTATCAGATGACAGCAGAAGTCCTTGCTTATGTATATAAGCTTAAAGGTAAAATATAA
- the flhA gene encoding flagellar biosynthesis protein FlhA — protein MKKNDIAVGLFILVAIMFLIIPMSPHLLDFFLALNISISLVILFNAMFTKEVLNMSAFPTILLFTTIFRIALNVSSTRLILSTGDPGKVVRTFGEFVGGGDMVIGIIIFIVLIMIQFIVINKGSERVAEVTARFTLDAMPGKQMAIDADLNAGVITDAQAVERRQRIQDEAAFFGSMDGATKYVKGDAVAGLIITIINIVGGTVTGMLNGGMSASQAFQEYIILTIGDGLVSQIPSLMISLATGILVTKVSKEADFGDLLIGQLFSIPKVLYIVGTSMIVLGLVTPLNVLLFSGYGLAFILSGRSIAEKIETAAIEQEVSSDEAEADEIRKPENVSALLQVDPIELEFGYGIIPLADVNQGGDLLDRVVLIRRQIALELGTVVPMIRLRDNIQLNPNQYIIKIKGIRVSEGEILFDHYMAMNPGYVEEEITGIPTREPSFNLPAIWITESQRERAESLGYTVVDPPSIIATHLTEVIRSHIHELLTRQDVQNLIDNIQEAHQVLISELVPKLLSIGEIQKVLQNLLREQISIRDLVSILETLADYAPSTRDVDVLTEYVRQNLKRAISSKYFPEGEMTSVVTLDPKVEQEIMDSVKQTEQGAYMTLDPEITREIINSVQTEIQKLEELGKNPIIITSPIVRMYFKRLTQDYFKDLIVISYNEIDSNVELQSVGMVTV, from the coding sequence ATGAAGAAAAATGATATAGCTGTAGGACTTTTTATATTAGTAGCGATCATGTTTTTAATCATACCTATGAGTCCCCATTTATTGGACTTCTTTCTGGCCTTAAATATTTCTATATCATTGGTTATATTGTTTAATGCCATGTTTACCAAGGAAGTCCTTAATATGTCGGCATTTCCGACTATTCTGCTTTTTACAACGATTTTTCGTATAGCTTTAAATGTATCCAGTACAAGACTTATATTATCAACCGGTGACCCAGGTAAGGTTGTACGTACCTTTGGTGAATTCGTTGGTGGCGGCGATATGGTTATCGGTATTATCATATTTATTGTACTGATAATGATTCAATTTATTGTAATAAATAAAGGATCAGAAAGAGTGGCAGAGGTTACTGCCAGATTCACATTAGATGCTATGCCCGGTAAGCAGATGGCTATTGATGCAGACTTAAATGCCGGGGTAATAACTGATGCACAAGCGGTTGAACGAAGACAGAGAATTCAAGATGAAGCTGCATTTTTTGGTTCCATGGATGGTGCAACTAAGTATGTTAAAGGTGATGCGGTAGCCGGACTTATAATAACTATTATCAACATAGTAGGCGGTACAGTTACCGGTATGCTAAATGGCGGTATGTCAGCTTCCCAAGCATTTCAGGAATATATTATACTTACCATCGGTGACGGACTGGTATCTCAAATTCCATCACTTATGATTTCCTTGGCCACCGGTATATTGGTTACAAAAGTATCTAAGGAAGCAGATTTTGGTGATTTATTAATAGGGCAGCTATTTTCCATACCCAAGGTCTTATATATTGTAGGTACCAGTATGATAGTACTAGGACTAGTAACTCCCTTGAATGTATTACTATTTTCAGGTTATGGTTTAGCTTTTATCTTATCCGGTAGATCCATAGCGGAAAAAATCGAAACAGCAGCTATTGAACAAGAGGTATCCTCAGATGAGGCTGAAGCAGATGAGATACGAAAGCCGGAAAATGTATCTGCACTTTTGCAGGTTGATCCCATAGAATTGGAATTTGGTTATGGAATAATACCACTGGCAGATGTAAACCAAGGAGGAGATCTCCTTGATCGTGTAGTCCTTATTAGAAGGCAGATAGCCTTAGAGTTGGGAACAGTGGTACCAATGATTAGGCTTCGTGATAATATTCAGCTTAACCCTAATCAATATATAATAAAAATAAAAGGCATACGGGTAAGTGAAGGAGAAATTCTTTTTGACCATTATATGGCCATGAATCCAGGTTACGTTGAAGAGGAGATTACCGGTATACCAACCAGAGAGCCTTCCTTCAATTTACCGGCCATATGGATAACAGAAAGCCAAAGAGAAAGGGCAGAATCTTTAGGATATACGGTTGTTGATCCCCCATCCATTATTGCAACTCATTTAACAGAGGTTATTAGAAGCCATATCCATGAGTTGCTTACAAGGCAGGATGTTCAAAATCTCATAGATAATATACAAGAAGCTCATCAGGTTTTAATATCAGAGTTAGTACCTAAACTACTTAGTATTGGTGAAATACAGAAGGTTCTGCAGAATCTTCTTAGGGAGCAAATCTCAATCAGGGATCTTGTCAGTATCCTTGAAACCTTAGCAGACTATGCCCCCTCCACTAGGGATGTTGATGTACTTACTGAATATGTAAGACAAAATTTAAAGAGAGCTATTTCCAGCAAATATTTCCCTGAAGGGGAGATGACCAGTGTTGTAACCTTAGATCCTAAGGTGGAACAGGAGATTATGGATTCGGTTAAGCAAACAGAGCAAGGGGCTTACATGACCTTAGACCCAGAAATAACCAGAGAGATTATTAATTCTGTTCAGACAGAGATTCAAAAACTTGAGGAACTGGGCAAGAATCCAATTATTATAACATCTCCTATAGTGCGTATGTATTTTAAGAGATTGACCCAGGATTATTTTAAAGATTTGATAGTAATATCATATAATGAGATAGATTCCAATGTAGAATTACAGTCAGTAGGGATGGTGACAGTTTAG
- the flhF gene encoding flagellar biosynthesis protein FlhF: MIIKKFQANTETDAIMLAKEELGKDAIVMNIKTISPKGIYRLFRKPLVEITAAIDDTSTYKNDKTAQVKKQKFPDIIYDASQIETVTKQSDLQTSKMYGTRETSAIEEKLNNLQSLLEKQMLENEENNKEDNSPLNKNLTCIQLIYNQLVRNEVDEKYANQIISEIEGTLKRDASMDNILSSIYQKIVLKLGQPKTINIEQDRPKFIFFIGPTGVGKTTTIAKIASKFKIEKKAKVAFITADTYRIAAVEQLRTYANILGIPLKVVYNVDELENSKEEFADYDIIFVDTAGRSHKNENQRQDIERLVDTIAENEREIYLVLSATTKYRDLVSITEAYSEIANYNLIFTKLDETNCVGNIFNIKMLTNAPLSYATFGQDVPDDIDQIDPQSIAKQLLRGQ; this comes from the coding sequence GTGATTATCAAGAAGTTCCAAGCAAATACCGAGACCGATGCAATTATGCTTGCTAAGGAAGAACTAGGCAAGGATGCAATCGTTATGAATATAAAAACCATATCACCTAAAGGGATTTACCGCTTGTTTAGGAAACCTCTTGTAGAAATTACAGCTGCCATTGATGATACTAGCACATATAAAAATGATAAGACAGCTCAGGTAAAAAAACAAAAATTTCCTGATATTATATATGATGCTTCACAGATAGAAACTGTCACTAAACAAAGTGATTTACAGACTAGTAAAATGTATGGTACAAGAGAAACTTCAGCCATAGAGGAAAAACTTAATAATCTTCAAAGTCTTTTAGAAAAACAAATGCTTGAAAATGAAGAAAATAATAAAGAAGATAATAGTCCTCTAAACAAAAATCTGACTTGCATACAACTAATTTATAATCAGCTAGTTCGTAATGAGGTGGACGAAAAGTATGCTAATCAGATTATCAGTGAAATAGAAGGTACCCTTAAAAGGGATGCCTCCATGGATAATATATTATCCAGTATATATCAAAAAATTGTCCTTAAACTAGGACAGCCTAAAACTATTAATATTGAGCAAGATAGGCCAAAATTTATATTTTTTATAGGTCCTACGGGAGTTGGTAAGACAACTACCATAGCTAAGATAGCCTCTAAGTTTAAGATTGAAAAAAAGGCAAAGGTTGCCTTTATTACAGCAGATACATATCGTATTGCTGCTGTTGAACAACTTAGAACTTATGCTAATATCCTTGGAATTCCTCTAAAAGTTGTATATAATGTAGATGAGCTTGAAAATTCAAAAGAAGAATTTGCCGATTATGATATTATATTTGTTGATACAGCAGGTCGTTCCCACAAGAATGAGAATCAGAGACAAGATATAGAAAGGCTAGTTGATACAATTGCTGAAAATGAAAGAGAAATTTATCTGGTTCTTAGTGCCACTACAAAATATAGGGATCTGGTAAGTATTACAGAGGCATATAGTGAAATAGCTAATTACAACTTAATTTTTACAAAATTAGATGAAACTAATTGTGTAGGTAATATATTTAATATAAAAATGTTGACTAATGCACCCCTATCATATGCTACTTTCGGGCAGGATGTCCCGGATGATATTGACCAGATAGATCCGCAAAGTATAGCAAAGCAGTTGCTAAGGGGGCAATAA
- a CDS encoding MinD/ParA family protein has product MDQAEKLRKLVKEQNSPKPTSRVITVTSGKGGVGKSSISVNLALALSRLGKKVLILDADFGLANIEVMLGIRPKYNLADLMFKGKNLPDIITNGPENIGFISGGSGIQELTNLTKDQIIYLINKLVELDQTVDIIIIDTGAGITDSVLQFATASSEILLVTTPEPTSITDAYALLKTLNKKAIFSVEDTAIRLIANRVTLDEKADDIYEKLKTVASKFLNLNLDYLGYIPLDNTVSKAVIRQQPVISVYPNSSFAKQINSFAMKLCDTDMEINQRKKGITQVFLKLLRSRIQK; this is encoded by the coding sequence ATGGACCAGGCAGAAAAACTAAGGAAATTGGTTAAGGAGCAAAATTCTCCCAAACCTACATCAAGAGTTATTACAGTTACAAGTGGCAAAGGTGGAGTAGGAAAGTCAAGTATTTCTGTAAATTTAGCATTAGCTTTAAGCCGTTTGGGAAAAAAAGTCCTTATATTGGACGCTGATTTTGGATTGGCTAATATAGAGGTTATGTTAGGGATTCGTCCTAAATATAATTTGGCTGATTTGATGTTTAAAGGTAAAAATCTTCCAGATATTATAACCAATGGACCTGAGAATATAGGCTTTATTTCCGGCGGTTCCGGAATACAGGAGCTTACCAATTTAACCAAAGATCAGATTATCTATCTTATAAATAAATTAGTGGAACTGGATCAAACAGTAGATATTATTATTATAGATACAGGGGCAGGGATTACAGATTCTGTATTACAATTTGCAACCGCCAGTTCAGAAATTCTATTAGTGACTACACCGGAGCCTACTTCCATAACAGATGCTTACGCATTACTAAAGACTCTGAATAAAAAAGCAATTTTTTCTGTTGAAGATACTGCTATTCGGTTGATTGCAAATCGTGTAACACTAGATGAAAAAGCAGACGATATATACGAAAAACTAAAAACGGTTGCATCCAAATTTTTAAATCTTAATCTAGACTACCTAGGCTATATACCTTTAGATAATACTGTATCAAAAGCAGTAATTAGACAACAACCTGTTATTAGTGTATATCCAAACTCTAGTTTTGCAAAACAGATTAATAGTTTTGCTATGAAACTATGTGATACAGATATGGAAATCAATCAAAGAAAGAAGGGTATTACTCAGGTGTTTTTAAAGCTGTTAAGATCTAGAATCCAAAAGTAA